A single window of Pseudarthrobacter psychrotolerans DNA harbors:
- a CDS encoding CsbD family protein, protein MGLGDRIHNAAERLHGKGKKAAGEVSGNDRMRAEGKARAVRADLKQAGEKIRHAFKRH, encoded by the coding sequence ATGGGTTTGGGTGACAGGATCCACAACGCCGCGGAGAGGCTGCACGGCAAGGGAAAGAAGGCCGCCGGTGAGGTCAGCGGCAACGACCGCATGAGGGCTGAAGGCAAGGCCCGCGCAGTCCGGGCCGACCTCAAGCAAGCCGGCGAAAAGATCAGGCACGCCTTCAAGAGGCACTAA
- a CDS encoding oxygenase MpaB family protein, producing the protein MPGRFQATVTYVYAVVYGTEDQVAAVRRKVNRAHSAVRRKPDAGSAGYSAFDAQAQLWVVATLYDTAITVYEKIYGPLDDETADLMYSDYARIGTVLQLPADLWPADRAAFRTYWDARLLTLELDAVTTGVARDLLYPPAGPLWLRMSMPLIRFITAGLLPDHLRAGFGLPWSERHNRLFDRTTRWSALVYPRLPRPVRHFAKNYCLGRIPA; encoded by the coding sequence TTGCCCGGCCGCTTCCAGGCCACCGTCACATACGTCTACGCCGTGGTTTACGGAACCGAGGACCAGGTCGCAGCAGTGCGACGCAAGGTTAACCGGGCCCACTCCGCGGTCCGCCGCAAGCCCGACGCCGGCTCCGCGGGGTACAGCGCGTTCGACGCGCAGGCGCAACTCTGGGTAGTGGCCACCCTCTACGACACCGCCATCACGGTTTACGAGAAAATCTACGGCCCGCTGGACGACGAGACGGCCGACCTGATGTACAGCGACTACGCGAGAATCGGCACCGTCCTGCAACTGCCGGCGGACCTCTGGCCTGCCGACCGCGCAGCCTTCAGGACGTACTGGGACGCGCGCCTGCTCACGCTGGAGCTCGACGCCGTCACCACGGGCGTCGCCCGTGACCTCCTGTATCCGCCCGCCGGGCCGCTCTGGCTGCGGATGAGCATGCCCCTGATCCGGTTCATCACGGCCGGTCTGCTGCCGGATCACCTGCGGGCCGGTTTCGGCCTGCCCTGGAGTGAGCGCCACAACCGCCTGTTCGACCGAACGACCAGGTGGTCCGCCCTGGTGTATCCACGGCTGCCGCGGCCGGTCCGGCACTTCGCCAAGAACTACTGCCTCGGCCGGATCCCGGCGTAG
- a CDS encoding TIM barrel protein, producing MTYTVNCSILLTELPLLERPAAAKAAGFDAVEFWWPFDTSVPTDAQVTGFENAIKDAGVQLTGLNFNAGNMPGGDRGLVSWPARSTEFLDNIDVVAGIGERLGCKAFNALYGNRVDGESAEKQDAVGAENLAAAAAGVAGIGGTVLLEPVSGAAKYPLLTAADALKVIARVKDESGAENIRLLADFYHLAVNGDDVAAVIENHAKDFGHIQIADNPGRGAPGTGELPLGEWIARSRELGYDGYIGLEYKEPAETAFAWAIRQRASR from the coding sequence ATGACGTACACAGTGAACTGCTCCATCCTCTTGACGGAGCTTCCCCTGCTCGAGCGCCCCGCAGCCGCGAAGGCCGCCGGTTTTGACGCCGTCGAGTTCTGGTGGCCCTTCGACACCTCCGTCCCCACCGACGCCCAGGTCACCGGGTTTGAGAACGCCATCAAGGATGCAGGCGTCCAGCTCACGGGCCTGAACTTCAACGCCGGCAACATGCCCGGCGGAGACCGCGGCCTGGTTTCCTGGCCCGCCCGCTCCACCGAATTCCTGGACAACATCGACGTCGTTGCCGGCATCGGCGAGCGTCTCGGCTGCAAGGCCTTCAACGCCCTCTACGGCAACCGGGTTGACGGCGAATCGGCCGAGAAGCAGGACGCCGTCGGCGCCGAAAATCTCGCCGCCGCAGCTGCCGGCGTCGCGGGCATCGGCGGCACCGTCCTCCTCGAACCGGTCAGCGGCGCCGCCAAGTACCCGCTCCTCACGGCAGCGGACGCCCTCAAGGTCATCGCCCGCGTCAAGGACGAATCCGGCGCAGAGAACATCAGGCTCCTCGCGGATTTCTACCACCTGGCAGTCAACGGGGACGACGTCGCAGCCGTCATCGAAAACCACGCCAAGGACTTCGGCCACATCCAGATTGCCGACAACCCCGGCCGCGGGGCTCCCGGAACGGGTGAGCTTCCCCTCGGCGAATGGATCGCCCGCAGCCGCGAACTCGGCTACGACGGCTACATCGGCCTCGAGTACAAGGAACCGGCGGAAACCGCCTTTGCCTGGGCCATCCGCCAGCGCGCCAGCCGGTAG
- the gcl gene encoding glyoxylate carboligase, with product MTKMRTVDAAVAILVKEGAIEAFGLPGAAINPFYSAMRKNGGVRHTLARHVEGASHMADGYSRAKDGNIGICIGTSGPAGTDMITGLYAAWADSIPMLCITGQAPVAKLHKEDFQAVDIQTIAAPVTKMSMTVMEPGQVPGAFQKAFQLMRSGRPGPVLLDLPFDVQMAEIEFDIDAYEPIAVQKPTASRKQLEKALDMLTAAERPLIVAGGGIINAGASAQLVELAELLNVPVIPTLMGWGTIPDDHVLMAGMVGLQTSHRYGNETMLASDFVIGIGNRWANRHTGGLDTYTAGRKFVHIDIEPTQIGRVFSPDLGIASDAGAALDGLIELARERQAAKSLPDYSGWVSECTARKGSLQRKTHFENVPIKPQRVYEEMNKAFGKDTTYVSTIGLSQIAGAQMLHVFGPRKWINAGQAGPLGWTAPAALGVVRGKPDETVVALSGDYDFQFMIEELAVGAQFNLPYIHVVVNNSYLGLIRQSQRGFEMEQNVSLAFENINSPETNGYGVDHVKVAEGLGCKAIRVENPSDLPAAFDKAKALMGEFKVPVVVEVILEKITNISMGLEINAVNEFEDLAARGEDAPTAIIALLD from the coding sequence ATGACTAAGATGCGCACCGTTGACGCTGCCGTCGCAATCCTGGTAAAGGAAGGCGCCATCGAGGCGTTCGGCCTGCCAGGCGCGGCAATCAACCCGTTCTACTCGGCAATGCGGAAGAACGGCGGCGTCCGCCACACGCTGGCCCGCCACGTTGAAGGCGCCAGCCACATGGCGGACGGCTACTCCCGGGCCAAGGATGGCAACATCGGCATCTGCATCGGCACCTCGGGCCCCGCCGGCACGGACATGATCACCGGCCTGTACGCGGCCTGGGCCGATTCCATCCCCATGCTCTGCATCACCGGCCAGGCCCCCGTGGCCAAGCTGCACAAGGAAGACTTCCAGGCCGTGGACATCCAGACCATCGCCGCCCCCGTCACCAAGATGTCCATGACCGTGATGGAGCCGGGCCAGGTTCCGGGCGCCTTCCAGAAGGCCTTCCAGCTGATGCGCTCCGGCCGTCCGGGCCCGGTCCTGCTGGACCTGCCGTTCGACGTGCAGATGGCCGAGATCGAATTCGACATCGACGCCTACGAGCCCATCGCCGTCCAGAAGCCCACGGCCAGCCGCAAGCAGCTGGAAAAGGCCCTGGACATGCTGACCGCAGCCGAGCGCCCGCTGATCGTGGCCGGTGGCGGCATCATCAACGCCGGCGCCTCCGCGCAGCTGGTGGAACTGGCCGAACTGCTGAACGTTCCGGTTATCCCCACCCTGATGGGCTGGGGCACCATCCCGGACGACCATGTCCTGATGGCCGGCATGGTGGGCCTGCAGACCAGCCACCGCTACGGCAACGAGACCATGCTGGCGTCCGACTTCGTGATCGGCATCGGCAACCGCTGGGCCAACCGCCACACCGGCGGCCTGGACACCTACACGGCCGGCCGCAAGTTCGTGCACATCGACATCGAGCCCACCCAGATCGGCCGCGTGTTCTCGCCGGACCTGGGCATAGCGTCCGACGCCGGTGCGGCGCTGGACGGGCTGATTGAGCTGGCACGCGAGCGCCAGGCAGCGAAGTCCCTGCCGGACTACTCCGGCTGGGTTTCCGAATGCACCGCACGCAAGGGCTCCCTGCAGCGCAAGACGCACTTCGAGAACGTGCCGATCAAGCCGCAGCGTGTGTACGAGGAAATGAACAAGGCGTTCGGCAAGGACACCACCTACGTGTCCACCATCGGCCTGTCGCAGATCGCCGGCGCACAGATGCTCCACGTGTTCGGCCCGCGCAAGTGGATCAACGCCGGCCAGGCAGGCCCCCTGGGCTGGACCGCCCCGGCCGCCCTGGGCGTGGTCCGCGGCAAGCCGGACGAGACGGTGGTTGCCCTGTCCGGTGACTACGACTTCCAGTTCATGATCGAAGAGCTGGCCGTGGGCGCGCAGTTCAACCTGCCGTACATCCACGTGGTGGTGAACAACTCGTACCTGGGCCTGATCCGCCAGTCCCAGCGCGGCTTCGAGATGGAACAGAACGTGTCCCTGGCGTTCGAGAACATCAACTCCCCGGAGACCAACGGCTACGGCGTGGACCACGTCAAGGTGGCCGAGGGCCTGGGCTGCAAGGCCATCCGTGTGGAGAACCCATCCGATCTGCCGGCCGCGTTCGACAAGGCCAAAGCCCTGATGGGCGAGTTCAAGGTTCCCGTGGTGGTTGAAGTGATCCTGGAAAAGATCACCAACATCTCCATGGGCCTGGAAATCAACGCCGTGAACGAGTTCGAGGACCTGGCCGCCCGCGGCGAGGACGCCCCCACCGCGATCATCGCCCTGTTGGACTAG
- the allB gene encoding allantoinase AllB, with protein MSEETTPAAGAFDLVIRGQRILTTAGITAREVGIRGGVIVAIEPFGNDLTGTQVIDLADDETLIPGLVDTHVHVNEPGRTEWEGFASATRAAAAGGVTTIIDMPLNSIPPTTTVEGLKLKREVAEDQAFVDVGFWGGAVPGNKKDLRGLHDEGVFGFKCFLLHSGVDEFPHLEADEMEEDMAELKSFDSLMIVHAEDSHAIDRAPHPGGDHYETFLASRPRGAENKAIAEVIERARWTGARAHILHLSSSDALPMIASAKRDGVHLTVETCPHYLTLMAEEIPDGATAYKCCPPIREASNRELLWKGLQDGTIDCIVSDHSPSTLDLKDLENGDFAVAWGGVSSLQLGLSLIWTEARHRGIPLEQVVSWMAEKPAELARLHNKGQLALGYDADFSIFAPDDAFVVDVTKLKHKNPITPYDGKALSGVVRKTFLRGNEIDGRTPSGKLIRRGGV; from the coding sequence ATGTCTGAAGAAACCACCCCGGCGGCCGGCGCATTTGACCTGGTCATCCGCGGCCAGCGCATCCTCACCACCGCAGGCATCACCGCCCGCGAAGTAGGCATCCGCGGCGGCGTGATCGTCGCCATCGAACCGTTCGGCAACGACCTCACCGGCACCCAGGTCATTGACCTGGCCGACGACGAAACCCTCATCCCCGGCCTCGTGGACACGCACGTCCACGTCAATGAGCCCGGCCGCACCGAGTGGGAGGGCTTCGCCTCCGCCACCCGTGCAGCCGCCGCCGGCGGTGTCACCACCATCATCGACATGCCGCTGAACTCCATCCCGCCCACCACCACGGTGGAAGGCCTCAAGCTCAAGCGCGAGGTGGCCGAGGACCAGGCGTTTGTGGACGTCGGATTCTGGGGCGGCGCCGTACCGGGCAACAAGAAGGACCTCCGCGGCCTGCATGACGAAGGCGTCTTCGGCTTCAAGTGCTTCCTCCTGCACTCCGGTGTGGACGAGTTCCCGCACCTCGAAGCGGACGAGATGGAGGAGGACATGGCCGAGCTCAAGTCCTTCGACTCCCTCATGATCGTCCACGCCGAGGACTCCCACGCCATCGACCGTGCACCGCACCCCGGCGGCGACCACTACGAAACGTTCCTGGCCTCCCGCCCGCGCGGCGCCGAGAACAAGGCAATCGCCGAGGTCATCGAGCGGGCCCGCTGGACCGGCGCCCGCGCCCACATCCTGCACCTCTCGTCCTCGGACGCGCTGCCCATGATCGCGAGTGCAAAGCGCGACGGCGTCCACCTCACCGTGGAGACGTGCCCGCACTACCTCACCCTGATGGCCGAGGAAATCCCCGACGGCGCCACCGCCTACAAGTGCTGCCCGCCGATCCGTGAGGCTTCCAACCGCGAGCTGCTCTGGAAGGGCCTGCAGGACGGCACCATCGACTGCATCGTTTCGGACCACTCCCCCTCCACCCTGGATCTGAAGGACCTGGAAAACGGCGACTTCGCCGTGGCCTGGGGCGGCGTCTCCTCGCTGCAGCTGGGGCTGTCCCTGATCTGGACCGAGGCCCGGCACCGCGGCATCCCCCTGGAGCAGGTGGTGTCCTGGATGGCGGAGAAGCCCGCCGAGCTCGCCCGCCTGCACAACAAGGGCCAGCTGGCCCTCGGCTACGACGCGGACTTCTCCATCTTCGCGCCGGACGACGCATTCGTCGTCGACGTCACCAAGCTCAAGCACAAGAACCCCATCACGCCCTACGACGGCAAGGCGCTCTCCGGCGTCGTCCGCAAAACGTTCCTTCGCGGCAACGAGATCGACGGCCGCACGCCCAGCGGCAAGCTGATCCGCCGCGGCGGCGTCTGA
- the bcp gene encoding thioredoxin-dependent thiol peroxidase, producing MTQKLLAGTQAPDFALLNADGHKVSLSDYRGRNVVVYFYPEAATPGCTTEACDFRDNLASLQSSGYDVLGISPDAPEKLAAFTGDFALTFPLLSDEDHAVALAYGAWGEKLVNGEVVDGLVRSTVVLDAEGKVTLTQYQIKAQGHVAALKAELGV from the coding sequence ATGACCCAGAAACTCCTCGCCGGAACCCAGGCCCCCGATTTCGCCCTGCTCAACGCCGACGGCCACAAGGTCTCCCTCTCCGATTACCGCGGACGCAACGTCGTTGTGTACTTCTACCCGGAAGCCGCCACGCCCGGCTGCACCACCGAGGCCTGCGACTTCCGCGACAACCTCGCCAGCCTGCAGTCCTCCGGCTACGACGTCCTGGGCATCTCACCGGACGCGCCGGAGAAGCTGGCAGCGTTCACCGGCGACTTCGCCCTGACGTTCCCACTGCTCTCCGACGAAGACCACGCCGTGGCGTTAGCCTACGGCGCCTGGGGCGAAAAACTCGTGAACGGCGAAGTGGTTGACGGTCTGGTCCGTTCCACGGTGGTGCTCGACGCCGAAGGCAAAGTCACGCTCACCCAGTACCAGATCAAGGCCCAGGGCCACGTCGCAGCGCTCAAGGCAGAGCTCGGAGTCTGA
- a CDS encoding winged helix-turn-helix domain-containing protein: MAVNVHAPYPRPRAGSRVGFSSGAHPGARPGLQPGLQPRGLAVWLQPGEGQDIDPAVWAQAAKAVLARARLLAPEAEVHLWTAAGTGTSGVEDSEASGVRDGGTGVSRTAVSATASDAGNGTAAVDPPVSLAGRRSIVAVDLAADTVLLDGVPVSFTLMEFSLLRYLVENQSRTIQREELQRVLESLDCPGAAFRSIDVYVGRVRRKLGSARHAIATVRGAATSLCPDRAALSADPRNTASRQPVAPID, from the coding sequence ATGGCCGTCAACGTCCACGCCCCGTACCCGCGGCCGCGTGCCGGCTCCCGCGTCGGCTTCAGTTCAGGCGCCCACCCCGGCGCCCGGCCGGGCCTCCAGCCGGGGCTTCAGCCGCGCGGCCTGGCGGTGTGGCTTCAGCCTGGTGAAGGCCAGGACATCGACCCGGCCGTCTGGGCCCAGGCCGCCAAGGCGGTCCTGGCACGTGCCCGCCTGCTTGCTCCGGAAGCCGAAGTCCACCTGTGGACCGCGGCCGGAACCGGAACGTCCGGCGTCGAGGATTCAGAGGCTTCCGGCGTTCGCGACGGCGGCACCGGTGTTTCACGAACGGCCGTTTCCGCAACGGCGTCCGACGCCGGAAACGGCACCGCCGCCGTCGACCCGCCCGTGTCCCTGGCCGGGCGGCGGAGCATCGTGGCAGTGGATCTGGCCGCGGACACCGTCCTTCTGGACGGTGTCCCGGTCAGCTTCACCCTCATGGAATTCAGCCTCCTGAGGTACCTCGTGGAAAACCAGTCGCGGACGATTCAACGTGAAGAACTGCAACGCGTCCTGGAATCCCTGGACTGCCCCGGCGCGGCATTCCGCTCCATCGACGTGTATGTTGGACGCGTCCGGCGCAAGCTGGGCTCGGCCCGCCACGCCATCGCCACGGTGCGCGGGGCGGCTACCAGTTTGTGCCCGGACCGGGCAGCACTGTCCGCGGACCCGCGGAATACTGCATCTAGGCAGCCCGTTGCACCCATAGATTGA
- a CDS encoding glycerate kinase, whose translation MRVVIAPDKFKGSLSAPDVASRLSAGLQSVVADLETTLIPVADGGEGTLDAAVGSGFTRRTATVTGPMGQPVRADFAVRGQEAIIEMAAASGLELLPGGPSSETAKTATSLGTGQLIRAALDEGCRRIILGVGGSANTDGGAGLLQGLGAKFLDANGNELPAGGAALANLHRIDFTGFEPRLVDTRFVLASDVDNPLLGHQGAAAIFGPQKGATPKDVGILDTALARFVEVLAREIGFRAEQAAVAPGAGAAGGVGYIAIAALAAARRPGIDVVLEFTELERRLAGADLVITGEGSLDEQSLLGKTPMGVARAAARAGIPVIAVCGRSTLSQEQLTEAGFRAVHALTDFETNVEKCMAEAGPLLEELGKHIGVHLPASAARTDTKENVHV comes from the coding sequence ATGCGTGTGGTCATCGCCCCGGACAAATTCAAGGGCTCACTGTCCGCCCCCGACGTCGCCAGCCGCCTGAGCGCGGGACTGCAGTCGGTTGTGGCGGATCTTGAGACCACGCTCATTCCGGTGGCCGACGGCGGCGAGGGAACCCTCGACGCTGCCGTCGGCTCCGGCTTCACCCGCCGAACCGCCACGGTCACCGGCCCCATGGGCCAGCCGGTCCGGGCCGACTTCGCGGTCCGCGGCCAAGAAGCCATCATCGAAATGGCGGCAGCCTCTGGCCTCGAGCTGCTGCCCGGCGGTCCGAGTTCCGAAACCGCCAAGACGGCCACTAGTCTGGGCACCGGACAGCTCATCCGGGCGGCACTGGATGAGGGCTGTCGGCGGATCATCCTCGGTGTGGGCGGCAGCGCCAATACCGACGGCGGCGCCGGCCTGCTCCAGGGGCTCGGCGCCAAGTTCCTTGATGCCAACGGCAATGAACTGCCAGCCGGAGGTGCCGCGCTGGCCAACCTGCACCGCATCGACTTCACCGGGTTCGAACCCCGCCTGGTGGATACACGCTTTGTGCTGGCGTCCGACGTCGACAATCCCCTGCTGGGCCACCAAGGCGCCGCAGCGATTTTCGGCCCGCAAAAGGGCGCCACACCAAAGGATGTCGGCATACTCGACACCGCCCTGGCCAGGTTTGTCGAAGTCCTGGCCAGGGAAATCGGATTCCGCGCCGAGCAGGCCGCCGTCGCACCCGGCGCAGGAGCAGCCGGCGGCGTCGGCTACATTGCCATCGCGGCGCTGGCCGCGGCACGCAGGCCGGGCATCGACGTCGTACTCGAATTCACTGAGCTGGAGCGGCGGCTGGCCGGCGCGGACCTGGTGATCACCGGCGAAGGCAGCCTGGACGAGCAAAGCCTGCTCGGCAAGACGCCCATGGGTGTGGCCCGCGCGGCGGCTCGTGCCGGAATCCCCGTGATTGCCGTCTGCGGCCGCAGTACGCTGAGCCAGGAACAGCTCACGGAAGCCGGGTTCAGGGCCGTTCACGCCCTGACCGATTTTGAGACCAATGTAGAGAAATGTATGGCCGAAGCAGGCCCGCTGCTTGAAGAATTAGGTAAGCACATCGGCGTGCACCTGCCTGCGAGTGCAGCGCGTACCGACACCAAGGAGAACGTCCATGTCTGA
- a CDS encoding ISL3 family transposase, with protein sequence MAADDAASLIFNLPDYRVTAAVLLPDGARHITVETTFPPGCPSCGVVAFRVKERRCQRLRDIPVAGRVVLLWDKRRWFCDEYLCERKSFCEATPQVPRRARSTRRLRQSVLEAVITSGRAVSETAVAFGISWWLVQQIIGDAALRLPDVDLLAPRMLGIDEHRYRSVRFFQDPGTKAWIRYEPWMTTIVDLDTGQVLGIVDGRDHKGVGNWLFARPLDWRLGVQVVAIDPSAAFRKALRMWLPRTAVSVDLFHVTMLANDMLTTVRQGLSQQVRGRRGRTTDPAWANRMLLLKANENLSERGHHRLAGVFAADDPTGSLQAAWQVKEQLRTLLSTGSLEDAAAAKTALADLVERAAMPETNRLYRTVCRWWAEIEVLIVTGATTAKVEANNTAIKHIKRTARGYRNPINYKSRILLRSAARMAA encoded by the coding sequence TTGGCGGCCGATGATGCTGCCAGCTTGATCTTCAACCTGCCTGATTACCGTGTCACGGCCGCCGTGCTGCTTCCTGACGGGGCACGCCACATTACGGTGGAGACGACATTTCCGCCGGGCTGCCCGAGTTGCGGCGTCGTCGCCTTCCGGGTGAAGGAGCGCCGTTGCCAGCGGCTGCGTGACATTCCGGTCGCTGGCCGGGTGGTGCTGCTCTGGGACAAGCGGCGCTGGTTCTGTGACGAGTATTTGTGCGAGCGGAAATCGTTCTGCGAAGCGACGCCGCAGGTCCCGCGCCGGGCCCGGTCGACGCGGCGGCTACGGCAGTCGGTGCTGGAGGCGGTCATCACCTCGGGGCGGGCAGTGTCCGAGACCGCCGTGGCGTTCGGGATCTCGTGGTGGCTGGTCCAGCAGATCATCGGCGACGCCGCCCTGCGCCTGCCGGACGTGGACCTGCTGGCACCCAGGATGCTGGGCATCGATGAGCACCGGTACCGGTCCGTGCGGTTCTTCCAGGACCCCGGCACCAAGGCATGGATCCGGTACGAGCCCTGGATGACAACGATCGTGGATCTGGACACCGGCCAGGTCCTGGGCATCGTGGACGGACGTGACCACAAGGGCGTCGGGAACTGGCTCTTCGCCCGGCCACTGGACTGGCGGCTTGGGGTGCAGGTCGTCGCGATCGACCCGTCCGCGGCCTTCCGGAAAGCACTACGGATGTGGTTGCCGCGCACGGCGGTCTCGGTGGATCTTTTCCACGTGACGATGCTGGCCAACGACATGCTCACCACCGTCCGTCAGGGCCTGTCCCAGCAGGTTCGGGGCCGGCGGGGCAGGACCACGGACCCGGCGTGGGCGAACCGGATGCTGCTGCTGAAGGCCAACGAGAACCTCTCAGAACGTGGACATCACCGGTTGGCGGGCGTGTTCGCTGCCGACGATCCGACCGGCAGCCTCCAGGCCGCCTGGCAGGTCAAGGAACAACTCCGCACCCTGCTCTCCACCGGGTCCCTCGAGGACGCAGCCGCCGCGAAGACTGCCCTCGCCGACCTGGTGGAACGGGCCGCGATGCCGGAGACGAACAGGCTCTACCGGACCGTGTGCCGCTGGTGGGCCGAGATCGAAGTCCTCATCGTCACCGGCGCTACAACAGCCAAAGTAGAAGCCAACAACACCGCGATAAAACACATCAAACGAACCGCCCGCGGCTACCGCAACCCAATCAATTACAAATCGCGTATTCTCTTGAGAAGTGCAGCCCGGATGGCAGCATGA
- a CDS encoding beta-propeller fold lactonase family protein — protein sequence MNKRISRTMAAISLIALALSGCASTDTASSAKSLSTGGAASSDSAAAENSKTGFDADITNNSLAVSPDEKTAVVSDSREKSLLIYDLAEGGLRKKIGGFGTPRNIVFINDGLQFVVSDSSLGTLRFYSTEDYTLQDEVVVGPGAFGTAVSPDGKTMYVNNQAHSSVTVVDLETRKPTDVITGFSQPRQGIKVSPDGKQVFVTNFEGDEVTVFDAASRKIIRELTGFSKIRGISVTADGNTLYAASSGRNSIAVVDVLKGEITNEIEVGREPYGAALSPDGKLLFASNKADNTIDVIDVNKNTVVKTLEGFKEPRQAIVFSQGQDRAYVLNRDLSVARVNVEDLSVTDTLRE from the coding sequence ATGAATAAGCGAATCAGTAGAACCATGGCGGCGATATCCTTGATCGCGCTGGCCCTTAGCGGCTGCGCCTCAACAGATACCGCCAGCAGCGCAAAATCCCTGTCCACCGGTGGCGCGGCCAGTTCTGACTCGGCGGCTGCCGAGAATAGTAAAACCGGGTTTGACGCCGATATCACCAATAACTCCCTTGCGGTGAGCCCGGATGAGAAAACCGCGGTGGTCTCGGACAGCCGCGAAAAGTCACTCCTGATCTATGACCTGGCCGAAGGTGGGCTGCGCAAGAAGATCGGCGGCTTTGGCACACCGCGGAACATTGTGTTTATTAATGACGGCTTGCAATTTGTCGTCTCTGACAGCAGTCTCGGCACCCTCCGTTTTTACAGCACGGAAGACTATACGCTGCAGGATGAAGTCGTGGTTGGACCGGGAGCATTCGGAACCGCGGTAAGTCCGGATGGAAAGACCATGTATGTGAACAACCAGGCACATAGCTCCGTCACGGTCGTCGATCTTGAGACACGGAAACCGACCGATGTTATCACCGGTTTTTCCCAGCCAAGGCAAGGCATCAAAGTATCTCCGGACGGAAAGCAAGTCTTTGTGACGAACTTCGAGGGAGATGAGGTCACCGTTTTCGATGCCGCCAGCCGGAAGATTATCCGCGAACTGACTGGATTCTCCAAGATTCGGGGAATTTCCGTGACCGCTGACGGGAACACGCTGTATGCCGCAAGCAGCGGGCGCAACAGTATCGCCGTGGTCGACGTATTGAAGGGGGAAATAACGAACGAAATCGAAGTCGGTCGCGAGCCGTACGGTGCCGCCCTATCACCGGATGGCAAACTTCTTTTTGCCAGCAATAAGGCCGACAACACAATTGACGTAATCGACGTCAACAAAAACACGGTCGTGAAGACACTCGAGGGATTCAAGGAGCCGCGCCAGGCGATTGTCTTCAGCCAAGGCCAAGATCGGGCGTATGTGTTGAACCGGGACCTTTCTGTTGCCCGCGTGAATGTCGAAGACCTTTCCGTAACAGACACTCTCCGGGAATAA
- a CDS encoding oxygenase MpaB family protein, with translation MVRNLADIGAEGVFLAGAGRALLLQIANPAVGHGVAEHSDFIARPLPGHRHIRLRRGLRNRGPGRSSATQG, from the coding sequence ATGGTGCGGAACCTAGCCGATATCGGCGCTGAAGGTGTATTTCTCGCGGGGGCGGGCCGTGCCCTTCTGCTGCAGATCGCGAACCCGGCAGTTGGCCACGGCGTGGCCGAGCACAGCGACTTTATTGCCCGGCCGCTTCCAGGCCACCGTCACATACGTCTACGCCGTGGTTTACGGAACCGAGGACCAGGTCGCAGCAGTGCGACGCAAGGTTAA
- a CDS encoding 2-hydroxy-3-oxopropionate reductase, which translates to MSNVAVIGLGIMGLPMAINLVKAGHTVTGFNRSQDKIDKLVSEGGLGATSIADAVKDADVVITMVPDSPDVEGVVSGKDGVFANAKKGTLWIDASSIRPDVAKRLADDAKAAGIRPLDAPVSGGEQGAISAALSIMVGGEAADFEAAQPVLTAVGKTIVHVGPSGSGQTVKAANQLIVAVNIQVLGEAIAFLEAYGVDTDAALKVLGGGLAGSKVLDQKGQKMLDRNFDPGFRLALHHKDLGIVTSAAREANVAVPLGALVAQLVAATVNQGDGGLDHSGLFKQVLQLSGRK; encoded by the coding sequence ATGAGCAACGTTGCAGTCATCGGACTCGGAATCATGGGCCTCCCCATGGCCATCAACCTGGTCAAGGCCGGCCACACCGTCACCGGCTTCAACCGCAGCCAGGACAAGATCGACAAGCTCGTCTCCGAAGGCGGCCTGGGCGCCACGAGCATCGCGGACGCCGTCAAGGACGCCGACGTCGTCATCACCATGGTGCCGGACTCCCCCGACGTCGAAGGGGTAGTCAGCGGCAAGGACGGCGTCTTCGCCAACGCAAAAAAGGGCACCCTCTGGATCGACGCCAGCAGCATCCGCCCGGATGTCGCCAAGCGCCTGGCCGATGACGCCAAGGCAGCCGGCATCCGCCCCCTCGACGCCCCCGTATCCGGCGGCGAACAGGGCGCCATCAGCGCCGCGCTCTCCATCATGGTGGGCGGCGAGGCAGCCGACTTCGAGGCGGCACAGCCGGTCCTCACCGCCGTCGGCAAGACCATTGTCCACGTCGGCCCCTCCGGCTCCGGCCAGACCGTCAAGGCAGCCAACCAGCTGATCGTGGCCGTCAACATCCAGGTTCTCGGCGAAGCAATCGCCTTCCTCGAGGCCTACGGCGTGGACACCGACGCAGCCCTCAAGGTCCTCGGCGGCGGCCTGGCCGGCTCCAAGGTCCTCGACCAGAAGGGCCAGAAGATGCTCGACCGCAACTTCGACCCCGGATTCCGCCTGGCCCTCCACCACAAGGACCTCGGCATCGTTACCTCGGCAGCCCGCGAAGCCAACGTCGCCGTCCCCCTCGGCGCCCTGGTCGCACAGCTCGTCGCCGCAACCGTCAACCAGGGCGACGGCGGCCTCGACCACTCCGGCCTCTTCAAGCAGGTCCTGCAGCTCAGCGGCCGCAAGTAG